One genomic segment of Rhizorhabdus phycosphaerae includes these proteins:
- a CDS encoding PhoX family protein, with product MNEMVHGYTDGNVDCNPTDNPTLESLVAQRYSRRQTLFGGISAIAAATFGGMLLTACGGNDAPVVSAGQNGTTSSGKLVTLAGTATDKNEIGSVSWTQVSGPSVTLTNANSNNATFIAPAVSASTALVFRFTATDSKNKSSTAETTITVSPAVLGFNSIAKSLDDIVKVPEGYAVSVLYRLGDPIDTATPAYANNGTDTGFSKRAGDHHDGMSYFGLAATGATPDANSNSRGLLVMNHENITQIYLHANGPTTVAGARPEAEALKEMEAHGVSIVEVTRASSGAWSYVQGSTLNRRVTPLTPATFSGPVRGNALLRTAFSPAGTDGRGTINNCANGYTAWGTYLTCEENWAGYFRRVTGDNAARGGATAKSVVALNRYGISEGANGSYGWATVVPADASSTIYSRWNASVVGAAADGTGDFRNEPNQFGWVVEIDPYDPTKAPRKRTALGRFGHEGAWPSQFVAGRKPAFYMGDDSRGEYLYKFVSAQAWAAADASATDRLAIGDKYLDAGTLYVAKFNADGTGTWMPLVFGTAPLTSANAAYPFADQADVLTNVRLAADALGATKMDRPEWTATNPVNGEMYLTLTNNNATVRPLTGTDAANPRHYNDPKGSANTAQRGNPNGHILRIRETGDTSEATTFGWDIYLFGADSADADPTNVNISGLDASNDFSSPDGLWFGRGQNASGQANPLLWIQTDDGAFTDRTNNQMLVALPGKVGDGGTKTITNTGADGATRTQATVVGKAATTGTLKRFLVGPKGCEITGIDSTPDGRTLFVNIQHPGEDGSLTTLQSSWPATQGGTSTTARPRSATIVITKTDGGVVGL from the coding sequence ATGAACGAGATGGTGCACGGCTACACGGACGGCAATGTCGATTGCAATCCGACTGACAATCCCACGCTGGAGAGCCTCGTCGCGCAGCGTTATTCGCGCCGCCAGACGCTGTTCGGTGGCATTTCGGCCATTGCGGCCGCGACTTTCGGCGGCATGCTGCTCACCGCCTGCGGCGGTAACGATGCGCCGGTCGTGAGCGCCGGGCAGAACGGCACCACCAGCTCGGGCAAGCTCGTCACGCTGGCCGGCACCGCTACCGACAAGAACGAGATCGGCAGCGTTTCCTGGACGCAGGTCTCGGGTCCGTCGGTCACGCTGACCAACGCCAACAGCAACAACGCGACCTTCATCGCGCCCGCCGTCTCGGCCTCGACCGCGCTGGTCTTCCGCTTCACCGCGACCGACAGCAAGAACAAGTCCTCGACCGCCGAGACGACGATCACCGTCTCGCCCGCCGTCCTTGGCTTCAACTCCATCGCCAAGAGCCTCGACGATATCGTCAAGGTGCCCGAGGGCTATGCGGTCTCGGTGCTCTACCGTCTCGGCGATCCGATCGACACCGCAACGCCGGCCTATGCCAATAACGGCACAGACACCGGCTTCTCGAAGCGGGCTGGCGACCATCATGACGGCATGAGCTATTTCGGCCTCGCCGCGACCGGCGCGACCCCCGACGCGAACAGCAACAGCCGCGGCCTGCTGGTGATGAACCATGAGAACATCACCCAGATCTATCTGCATGCCAACGGCCCGACCACCGTCGCCGGCGCTCGTCCCGAAGCCGAGGCGCTCAAGGAGATGGAAGCCCATGGCGTCAGCATCGTCGAAGTGACGCGCGCCAGCTCGGGCGCCTGGAGCTATGTTCAGGGCTCGACCCTCAATCGCCGCGTGACCCCGCTGACCCCGGCTACTTTCTCGGGCCCTGTGCGCGGTAACGCGCTGCTCCGCACCGCTTTCTCCCCCGCAGGCACGGACGGGCGCGGCACGATCAACAATTGCGCCAATGGCTATACCGCCTGGGGCACCTACCTGACCTGCGAAGAGAATTGGGCGGGCTATTTCCGTCGCGTCACGGGCGACAATGCCGCCCGGGGCGGTGCGACCGCCAAGTCGGTCGTCGCGCTCAACCGCTATGGCATCAGCGAAGGCGCCAATGGCAGCTATGGCTGGGCGACCGTTGTTCCCGCCGATGCAAGCAGCACCATCTATTCGCGCTGGAACGCCAGCGTCGTGGGTGCCGCCGCTGACGGCACCGGCGACTTCCGCAACGAGCCGAACCAGTTCGGCTGGGTCGTCGAGATCGATCCCTATGATCCGACCAAGGCGCCGCGCAAGCGCACCGCGCTCGGCCGCTTCGGTCATGAAGGCGCCTGGCCGTCGCAGTTCGTCGCCGGCCGCAAGCCCGCCTTCTACATGGGCGACGATTCGCGCGGTGAATATCTGTACAAGTTCGTCTCCGCGCAGGCATGGGCTGCCGCTGACGCCAGCGCGACCGATCGTCTGGCCATCGGCGACAAATATCTCGATGCGGGCACGCTCTATGTCGCGAAGTTCAACGCCGATGGCACCGGCACCTGGATGCCGCTGGTGTTCGGCACCGCCCCGCTGACCTCGGCCAATGCCGCCTATCCCTTCGCCGACCAGGCCGACGTGCTGACCAATGTCCGTCTCGCCGCCGACGCGCTGGGTGCGACGAAGATGGACCGTCCGGAGTGGACCGCAACCAATCCGGTCAACGGCGAGATGTATCTGACGCTGACTAACAACAACGCCACGGTTCGTCCGCTGACGGGCACCGATGCCGCCAATCCGCGCCACTATAACGATCCCAAGGGCTCGGCGAACACGGCGCAGCGCGGCAATCCGAACGGCCATATCCTGCGTATCCGCGAGACTGGCGACACGTCGGAAGCCACGACCTTCGGCTGGGACATCTATCTGTTCGGTGCGGACTCCGCCGATGCCGACCCCACCAACGTCAACATCTCGGGCCTGGATGCGTCGAACGACTTCTCCAGCCCGGACGGCCTGTGGTTCGGCCGTGGCCAGAATGCTTCCGGTCAGGCCAATCCGCTGCTGTGGATCCAGACCGACGACGGCGCCTTCACCGACCGCACCAACAACCAGATGCTGGTCGCGCTTCCGGGCAAGGTCGGCGATGGCGGCACGAAGACGATCACGAACACCGGCGCCGACGGCGCGACGCGGACCCAGGCGACCGTGGTCGGCAAGGCCGCGACGACCGGCACGCTGAAGCGCTTCCTCGTCGGTCCGAAGGGCTGCGAGATCACCGGCATCGATTCGACGCCGGATGGCCGCACGCTGTTCGTCAACATCCAGCACCCGGGTGAGGATGGTTC
- a CDS encoding SCO family protein, whose translation MTTTDPKPAPGWLRPILWLAIALAAIGLGALALWPREEVAMGYGDAFGGPFELVDQHGRTVTDRSLQGKPFAIFFGFTRCPDICPTTLQRMSRLRRQLGPAGDNLRLLFVSLDPEHDSRQTIADYLSLFPVPITGLTGSPQQLARIIDAYHVYREKVPIEGGDYLIDHTATIFLMDADGRFFGALAHGEADDVSLAKLRRLVGA comes from the coding sequence ATGACCACCACTGATCCCAAGCCCGCGCCCGGCTGGCTGCGGCCGATCCTGTGGCTGGCCATCGCCTTGGCCGCCATCGGGCTGGGCGCGCTCGCCCTGTGGCCCCGGGAGGAGGTCGCCATGGGCTATGGTGATGCCTTTGGCGGGCCGTTCGAGCTTGTCGATCAGCATGGCAGGACCGTCACCGACCGCAGCTTGCAGGGAAAGCCTTTCGCAATCTTCTTCGGCTTCACCCGCTGCCCGGACATCTGCCCCACGACGCTCCAACGCATGTCCCGTCTTCGGCGGCAACTGGGCCCTGCGGGCGATAATCTGCGCCTGCTGTTCGTATCGCTCGATCCGGAGCATGACAGCCGCCAGACGATCGCCGACTATCTCTCACTCTTCCCGGTACCGATCACCGGGCTGACCGGCAGTCCGCAGCAACTGGCACGGATCATCGACGCCTATCATGTCTATCGGGAAAAAGTACCGATCGAGGGCGGCGATTATCTGATCGACCATACGGCGACGATTTTCCTGATGGACGCCGATGGCCGTTTCTTCGGCGCGCTTGCGCATGGCGAGGCCGACGATGTCAGCCTCGCCAAGCTGCGCAGGCTGGTCGGAGCCTGA
- a CDS encoding GGDEF domain-containing protein, with protein sequence MTDEAGRQAALDRYEIVDTPPEDAFDRITDLVRTVLRVPMSTVTLIDRDRQWFKARAGVAASETPRSIAFCNRAIQTHEPLVIPDARLHPDFRESPLVQGEPGVVAYAGVPLRSPDGYNVGTLCAIDVERRDFSAEQIEVLGKLAAIVIDELELRRIAGSDALTGLLSRRALLSAIDELVRGKGREGTVGSLLLLDIDHFKAINDQFGHPAGDEVLRAVARTCGDVVGDGGPMGRIGGEEFALLLPSVEAEEAMRLADRLRAAISSLALDVIDRRRVTISVGLSTARHPVGSTARWLSAADALLYDAKRSGRDRAVGAFLPPL encoded by the coding sequence TTGACCGACGAGGCCGGACGGCAGGCGGCGCTCGATCGCTACGAGATCGTCGATACGCCACCCGAAGACGCGTTCGATCGCATCACCGATCTCGTGCGGACGGTGCTGCGCGTTCCGATGTCGACGGTCACGCTGATCGACCGCGACCGGCAGTGGTTCAAGGCGCGGGCAGGCGTCGCGGCGAGCGAGACCCCCCGCTCGATCGCCTTCTGCAATCGCGCGATTCAGACGCACGAGCCACTGGTCATCCCGGACGCGCGGCTCCATCCCGACTTTCGCGAAAGCCCGCTGGTCCAGGGCGAGCCGGGGGTAGTCGCCTATGCCGGGGTGCCACTGCGGTCCCCCGACGGCTATAATGTCGGGACGCTCTGCGCGATCGATGTGGAGCGACGCGACTTCAGTGCCGAACAGATCGAGGTTCTGGGCAAGCTTGCGGCGATCGTCATCGACGAGCTCGAATTGCGGCGGATCGCCGGGAGCGATGCGCTGACCGGCTTGCTCAGCCGCCGCGCCTTGCTGTCCGCAATCGACGAACTGGTTCGGGGCAAAGGTCGCGAGGGCACGGTGGGAAGCCTGCTCCTGCTCGACATCGACCATTTCAAGGCGATCAACGACCAGTTCGGACATCCGGCCGGCGACGAGGTGCTCCGCGCGGTCGCACGGACCTGCGGCGACGTCGTCGGGGATGGAGGGCCGATGGGGCGCATCGGGGGTGAGGAATTCGCCTTGCTGCTGCCTTCGGTCGAGGCCGAGGAAGCGATGCGGCTGGCCGACCGGCTTCGTGCGGCGATATCGTCGCTCGCGCTGGACGTGATCGATCGGCGCCGGGTGACGATCAGCGTCGGGCTGTCGACGGCACGCCATCCGGTCGGCTCCACGGCCCGCTGGCTGTCGGCGGCGGATGCGCTGCTTTACGATGCCAAACGGTCGGGACGAGATCGCGCGGTCGGCGCGTTCCTGCCTCCACTGTAA
- a CDS encoding copper chaperone PCu(A)C, which yields MKPNVSIACLAALVASAPALAASVRVETPWLRETAPAAKAGGGYAVIRNAGKVEDRLLGGSTAVAASVDVHSMTMDGNIMRMRPVSGGLAIAPGGSVALKPGGYHLMLMGLKRPLKRGETVTITLRFAKAGDVPVRFRVEPIDHQLGGGHDHH from the coding sequence ATGAAGCCCAATGTCTCGATCGCCTGCCTCGCGGCCCTTGTCGCGTCCGCGCCTGCCCTTGCGGCTTCCGTCAGGGTCGAAACCCCCTGGCTGCGCGAAACCGCACCGGCGGCGAAGGCCGGCGGGGGCTATGCCGTCATCCGTAACGCCGGCAAGGTCGAGGACCGCCTGCTGGGCGGCAGCACGGCGGTGGCCGCCAGCGTCGACGTGCACAGCATGACGATGGACGGAAACATCATGCGGATGCGTCCGGTCAGCGGAGGCCTCGCCATCGCACCGGGCGGCAGCGTCGCGCTCAAGCCGGGCGGCTATCATCTGATGCTGATGGGGCTCAAGCGCCCGCTCAAGCGCGGCGAGACGGTGACGATAACGCTGCGCTTTGCGAAGGCCGGGGATGTGCCCGTCCGTTTCCGGGTCGAGCCGATCGACCATCAGCTGGGCGGGGGCCATGACCACCACTGA